The Budorcas taxicolor isolate Tak-1 chromosome 18, Takin1.1, whole genome shotgun sequence genome window below encodes:
- the ZNF444 gene encoding zinc finger protein 444 isoform X1 has product MSTLLWILFVYGSRRYSLASDQFSVLRRDPATGRMEALGLGPVKQERGAAEGLTADSPWHRFRHFHLGDAPGPREALGLLRALCRAWLRPEVRTKEQMLELLVLEQFLSALPTEVQAWVCSRRPQSGEEAVALLEELWLAQGIEAKSRIKAAPSVVCLSDNKPPEAQWLRVGPATRAPQDATRGSGVCVGEEAGGATPSGDAAPRTEEPATADAQAARPYKQEPGSPPPAPPAPPAPGLPAFLAAPGTTSCPDCGKASLKPAHLLRHRQSHSGEKPHACPECGKAFRRKEHLRRHRGTHPGGPGPALRPLPAREKPHACCECGKTFYWREHLVRHRKTHSGARPFACWQCGKGFGRREHVLRHQRTHGRAAGAGGAAPGAEGAAPFPPWPLG; this is encoded by the exons ATGTCCACTCTTCTATGGATTCTCTTCGTGTATGGTTCCCGGCGCTATTCACTAGCTTCGGATCAGTTCTCTGTTCT GCGCCGTGACCCCGCCACCGGCCGCATGGAGGCGCTGGGCCTGGGCCCCGTGAAGCAGGAGCGAGGCGCCGCCGAGGGCCTGACCGCCGACTCGCCGTGGCACCGCTTCCGCCACTTCCACCTGGGCGATGCCCCGGGGCCCCGCGAGGCTCTGGGGCTGCTGCGCGCGCTCTGCCGGGCCTGGCTGCGGCCTGAGGTGCGCACCAAGGAGCAGATGCTGGAGCTGCTGGTGCTCGAGCAGTTCCTGAGCGCGCTGCCCACCGAGGTGCAGGCCTGGGTGTGCAGCCGCCGGCCGCAGAGCGGCGAGGAGGCCGTGGCGCTGCTGGAGGAGCTGTGG CTGGCACAGGGCATCGAGGCTAAAAGCAGGATTAAAGCGGCTCCATCAGTGGTCTGCCTGTCGGATAACAAACCGCCCGAAGCGCAGTGGCTCAGAGTA GGACCAGCGACAAGGGCGCCTCAGGATGCGACCAGAGGCTCCGGGGTCTGCGTgggagaggaagctggtggggcGACGCCCTCAG GAGATGCGGCCCCCAGGACTGAGGAACCGGCGACGGCAGACGCCCAGGCCGCGCGCCCCTACAAGCAGGAGCCGGGCAGCCCCCCGCCGGCGCCGCCAGCCCCGCCTGCGCCCGGCCTGCCCGCCTTCCTGGCGGCCCCGGGCACCACGTCCTGCCCCGACTGCGGCAAGGCCTCGCTGAAGCCTGCGCACCTGCTGCGCCACCGGCAGAGCCACTCAGGCGAGAAGCCGCACGCCTGCCCCGAGTGCGGCAAGGCCTTCCGGCGCAAGGAGCACCTGCGGCGCCACCGCGGCACGCACCCTGGCGGCCCGGGCCCGGCTCTGCGCCCGCTGCCCGCGCGCGAGAAGCCGCACGCCTGCTGCGAGTGTGGCAAGACCTTCTACTGGCGCGAGCACCTGGTGCGCCACCGCAAGACGCACTCGGGCGCCCGGCCCTTCGCCTGCTGGCAGTGCGGCAAGGGCTTCGGGCGCCGCGAGCACGTGCTCCGCCACCAGCGCACCCACGGGCGTGCGGCCGGCGCGGGCGGAGCAGCCCCGGGTGCAGAGGGCGCCGCGCCCTTCCCGCCCTGGCCCCTGGGGTAG
- the ZNF444 gene encoding zinc finger protein 444 isoform X2 produces the protein MSTLLWILFVYGSRRYSLASDQFSVLRRDPATGRMEALGLGPVKQERGAAEGLTADSPWHRFRHFHLGDAPGPREALGLLRALCRAWLRPEVRTKEQMLELLVLEQFLSALPTEVQAWVCSRRPQSGEEAVALLEELWGPATRAPQDATRGSGVCVGEEAGGATPSGDAAPRTEEPATADAQAARPYKQEPGSPPPAPPAPPAPGLPAFLAAPGTTSCPDCGKASLKPAHLLRHRQSHSGEKPHACPECGKAFRRKEHLRRHRGTHPGGPGPALRPLPAREKPHACCECGKTFYWREHLVRHRKTHSGARPFACWQCGKGFGRREHVLRHQRTHGRAAGAGGAAPGAEGAAPFPPWPLG, from the exons ATGTCCACTCTTCTATGGATTCTCTTCGTGTATGGTTCCCGGCGCTATTCACTAGCTTCGGATCAGTTCTCTGTTCT GCGCCGTGACCCCGCCACCGGCCGCATGGAGGCGCTGGGCCTGGGCCCCGTGAAGCAGGAGCGAGGCGCCGCCGAGGGCCTGACCGCCGACTCGCCGTGGCACCGCTTCCGCCACTTCCACCTGGGCGATGCCCCGGGGCCCCGCGAGGCTCTGGGGCTGCTGCGCGCGCTCTGCCGGGCCTGGCTGCGGCCTGAGGTGCGCACCAAGGAGCAGATGCTGGAGCTGCTGGTGCTCGAGCAGTTCCTGAGCGCGCTGCCCACCGAGGTGCAGGCCTGGGTGTGCAGCCGCCGGCCGCAGAGCGGCGAGGAGGCCGTGGCGCTGCTGGAGGAGCTGTGG GGACCAGCGACAAGGGCGCCTCAGGATGCGACCAGAGGCTCCGGGGTCTGCGTgggagaggaagctggtggggcGACGCCCTCAG GAGATGCGGCCCCCAGGACTGAGGAACCGGCGACGGCAGACGCCCAGGCCGCGCGCCCCTACAAGCAGGAGCCGGGCAGCCCCCCGCCGGCGCCGCCAGCCCCGCCTGCGCCCGGCCTGCCCGCCTTCCTGGCGGCCCCGGGCACCACGTCCTGCCCCGACTGCGGCAAGGCCTCGCTGAAGCCTGCGCACCTGCTGCGCCACCGGCAGAGCCACTCAGGCGAGAAGCCGCACGCCTGCCCCGAGTGCGGCAAGGCCTTCCGGCGCAAGGAGCACCTGCGGCGCCACCGCGGCACGCACCCTGGCGGCCCGGGCCCGGCTCTGCGCCCGCTGCCCGCGCGCGAGAAGCCGCACGCCTGCTGCGAGTGTGGCAAGACCTTCTACTGGCGCGAGCACCTGGTGCGCCACCGCAAGACGCACTCGGGCGCCCGGCCCTTCGCCTGCTGGCAGTGCGGCAAGGGCTTCGGGCGCCGCGAGCACGTGCTCCGCCACCAGCGCACCCACGGGCGTGCGGCCGGCGCGGGCGGAGCAGCCCCGGGTGCAGAGGGCGCCGCGCCCTTCCCGCCCTGGCCCCTGGGGTAG
- the ZNF444 gene encoding zinc finger protein 444 isoform X3, producing MEALGLGPVKQERGAAEGLTADSPWHRFRHFHLGDAPGPREALGLLRALCRAWLRPEVRTKEQMLELLVLEQFLSALPTEVQAWVCSRRPQSGEEAVALLEELWLAQGIEAKSRIKAAPSVVCLSDNKPPEAQWLRVGPATRAPQDATRGSGVCVGEEAGGATPSGDAAPRTEEPATADAQAARPYKQEPGSPPPAPPAPPAPGLPAFLAAPGTTSCPDCGKASLKPAHLLRHRQSHSGEKPHACPECGKAFRRKEHLRRHRGTHPGGPGPALRPLPAREKPHACCECGKTFYWREHLVRHRKTHSGARPFACWQCGKGFGRREHVLRHQRTHGRAAGAGGAAPGAEGAAPFPPWPLG from the exons ATGGAGGCGCTGGGCCTGGGCCCCGTGAAGCAGGAGCGAGGCGCCGCCGAGGGCCTGACCGCCGACTCGCCGTGGCACCGCTTCCGCCACTTCCACCTGGGCGATGCCCCGGGGCCCCGCGAGGCTCTGGGGCTGCTGCGCGCGCTCTGCCGGGCCTGGCTGCGGCCTGAGGTGCGCACCAAGGAGCAGATGCTGGAGCTGCTGGTGCTCGAGCAGTTCCTGAGCGCGCTGCCCACCGAGGTGCAGGCCTGGGTGTGCAGCCGCCGGCCGCAGAGCGGCGAGGAGGCCGTGGCGCTGCTGGAGGAGCTGTGG CTGGCACAGGGCATCGAGGCTAAAAGCAGGATTAAAGCGGCTCCATCAGTGGTCTGCCTGTCGGATAACAAACCGCCCGAAGCGCAGTGGCTCAGAGTA GGACCAGCGACAAGGGCGCCTCAGGATGCGACCAGAGGCTCCGGGGTCTGCGTgggagaggaagctggtggggcGACGCCCTCAG GAGATGCGGCCCCCAGGACTGAGGAACCGGCGACGGCAGACGCCCAGGCCGCGCGCCCCTACAAGCAGGAGCCGGGCAGCCCCCCGCCGGCGCCGCCAGCCCCGCCTGCGCCCGGCCTGCCCGCCTTCCTGGCGGCCCCGGGCACCACGTCCTGCCCCGACTGCGGCAAGGCCTCGCTGAAGCCTGCGCACCTGCTGCGCCACCGGCAGAGCCACTCAGGCGAGAAGCCGCACGCCTGCCCCGAGTGCGGCAAGGCCTTCCGGCGCAAGGAGCACCTGCGGCGCCACCGCGGCACGCACCCTGGCGGCCCGGGCCCGGCTCTGCGCCCGCTGCCCGCGCGCGAGAAGCCGCACGCCTGCTGCGAGTGTGGCAAGACCTTCTACTGGCGCGAGCACCTGGTGCGCCACCGCAAGACGCACTCGGGCGCCCGGCCCTTCGCCTGCTGGCAGTGCGGCAAGGGCTTCGGGCGCCGCGAGCACGTGCTCCGCCACCAGCGCACCCACGGGCGTGCGGCCGGCGCGGGCGGAGCAGCCCCGGGTGCAGAGGGCGCCGCGCCCTTCCCGCCCTGGCCCCTGGGGTAG